Genomic segment of Psychrobacter sanguinis:
CATAAAAAAAGCGACCCCCTAATAATTACTTATGGGGTCGCTATAGATAGGCCTTAATAAATAAGAACCAATTTGAGAGTCAACACTTAAGGAAGATAGTTAGCCCCTAAATGAGTTTAACAATTCACTTTAAAGTGTCAGCCTTAAAATTTTAAACGCTTGTCCTGTTCAATTTTACTCATAACCTCTGGTAACTTATCACCAAGCGCCGTCAATGCAGACTTAGTGGCGGTATTCACCATACCTGACACTGCTGAATGTGCAGCGTTTGCTAAGCCTAACTTCTCTGCAAAGGTAGGTTTTTGACGCGACATCAATGCATACGCTTGGTAATCTTCCATTTGCTTTAATAAATAAGCATCCGAAGTGCTAAGCTCGTCCACTAAGTTCAATTTAAGCGCGTCTTCCCCATACCAATGGTCACCGTTGGCTACTTTAGATAGGTCAAGCTGAGGACGATAAGTAGTCACAAAATGTTTAAATAATTCGTGAGTCTGCTCTAACTCTTCTTTATATTTAGCACGGTCTTCATCATCATTTTCACCAAACATCGTCACGGTACGCTTATACTCACCAGCGGTAAACATCTCATAATCGATGTCATGTTTTTTCAACCATTTATTAAAGTTTGGCATTTGCGATACCACACCAATAGAGCCTACCACCGCAAAAGGTGCTGCCAAAATCTTATCTGCCACACAGGCCATCATATAACCGCCACTGGCTGCAATTTTATCAACACACACTGTAAGCGTTAGTCCTGCTTCTTTTAGTCGTACTAATTGAGCCGCTGCTAAGCCATAGCCATGCACCATGCCACCACCTGACTCTAAGCGAAGTACAACCTCGTCTCCTTTATTTGCGGTACTAATAATGGCACTAATTTCTTCACGTAAATGTTTTACCGCAGAGGCTTTAATATCCCCATCGAAATCTAATACGAACAGTCTTTTTTCTTTTTGCTTAGACTTGCCTTTTTCTTTTAACTTTTGCTTGGCTTTTTTGGCTAGGGCTTTTTGGAATTGTTTTACCGCATTTTTGTCCTCCATCGCCTCTATAAGACTCTTGCGACGTTGGTCTTGACTTTTGTTCAAATGGACGACTTTTAACTCAACTAGATTTTTGGCAGGATGAAACAACATAAACTTTCCTTAATTAGATAAAACAACTCGAAAATAGGACTGATATAATAGCGGGGTATCGGCATTATATTTTTTATAGTATTGTTATTAATATGCGTTTGCATTTAAACAATTTCAAGGGTGCTCGGTTGTATCAAACGCTAAGATTAGGCATAATGTGCGTTTGATAAAAATTCTTATTGAGATAACCTTCTTAATTTTATAATTATTCTTTTTGATAACTGATAGGTAGTGGACAGTTTATGAAGCGTACCGAGTATTGTGGGGCAGTAACCGAAGCGTTGCTAGAGCAAACCATCACTGTAAAAGGATGGATTCACCGTCGCCGTGACCATGGTGGCGTTATCTTTTTAGATATGCGTGACCGCGAAGGTATTCTACAGGTTGTGATTGACCCAGATACACCAGAGGCTTTTGCAACAGCTGATGCCGCCCGTCCAGAGTATGTATTAGAAATCACTGGTCGAGTTCGCAAGCGTTATGAAGGTACTGAGAACTCAAATATGACCAGTGGTCAGGTTGAGCTATTGGCCAAAGAAATTACAGTTTTAGCAAAATCTGAAACACCACCGTTCCCATTGAATGACGAAAATACCACGGTAAACGAAGACCTACGTCTTAAATATCGTTATTTAGACATGCGTCGTCCACAAATGCAAGAGCGCATGGTTTTCCGTGCTAAGGCCACTTCTACTATTCGTCGTTATTTAGACGAACATGGTTTTTTAGACGTAGAAACCCCTATCTTGACTCGTGCTACTCCTGAGGGTGCTCGTGACTATCTTGTGCCATCACGTACCCGTCCAGGTAACTTCTTCGCTTTACCACAGTCGCCACAGCTGTTTAAACAGTTATTAATGGTGTCTGGTTTCGACCGCTATTATCAAATCGCCAAGTGTTTCCGTGACGAAGACTTACGTGCTGACCGTCAGCCAGAATTTACTCAGGTGGACATCGAAACTTCTTTCTTAACCGAAGAAGAAATCATGAGCATTAATGAAGGGTTGATTCAAAACCTATTCAAAACTATGCTTGATGTAGACCTAGGTGAATTCCCTCGCATGACTTATGCAGATGCGATGCGTGACTATGCTTCAGATAAGCCTGACCTACGTATTCCTTTAAAACTTGTTGACGTTGCTGATCTAATGCAAGGCGTTGAGTTTAAAGTATTCGCCGGCCCTGCTAACGATCCTAAAGGACGTGTGGCTGCCCTACGTATTCCAAATGGTGGTTCTTTAACGCGCAAACAAATTGATGAATATACTAAGTTCGTCGGTATCTATGGCGCTCGTGGTTTGGCATACATCAAAGTAAATGATGTCACCAACATCAACAATGGCGTTGATAAAGAATCAGGCTTACAGTCACCAATCGTCAAAAACATGAGTGATGACGTATTGGTTAGCCTAGTTGAACGTACTGAAGCTCAAGACGGCGACATCATTTTCTTCGGCGCTGATAAAGCGAAGATTGTTAATGATGCCATGGGCGCACTACGTGTGAAGATTGGTCTAGACATGAACATGGAAACTTGCGAGTGGGCCCCTCTTTGGGTGGTTGACTTCCCAATGTTCGAAGAGACTGATGATGGTAAATGGACTTCTATGCACCACCCATTCACTATGCCTAAAGGCTCAGTAGATGAGTTGAAAAACAACCCTGAGACTGCCCTTTCTGTAGCATACGATATGGTATTAAACGGTACTGAAATCGGTGGCGGTAGCTTGCGTATTAATACGGTAGAGATGCAGCGTGCAGTATTTGATGCGTTAGGCATCTCTGAAGAAGAAGCCAATGAGAAATTCAGCTTCTTACTTGACGCGCTTAAATTTGGTGCGCCTCCGCATGGCGGCTTGGCTTTCGGTCTAGACCGTTTAATCATGTTAATGGTAGGCGCAAGCTCAATCCGTGACGTGATTGCGTTCCCGAAAACCAAAACAGCAGATTGCCCATTAACACAGGCACCTGCGGAAGTAGATGGCCGTCAGCTTCGCGAACTGGGTATCCGTGTTCGTGAAAAAGCTCAAGCTGAGCCTAAAGAGTAATTTGTCGTTAATTAACACTACTCTTTTAAACTATTTACTGAATCCAAATCAGTGAGTTTTACTTGTAAGGCGATAATGGCTAACTTAATAGAAACCAGTATCGCCTTACTTTTGGGTGTTTTAATATGAATCCATTTAATGTTTTTAAATACGTGCCATTGTCCGTTATGCGGGCCATGGCACTTTTTGTAGTGGCCGTTGCCAAATATATACCGAATTTGACCATCAAAGAAATCACCATGGTTAATTTGCGTTTGGTTTACCCTGAGCTGAGCGATAAACAAAGACGTAAATTTAAAAGTACCATACTGCGCAATCAAGCACTTAGCACTGTTGAGTCTATTAAATGCTGGGCCATGCCGCCTGAATGGAGCATTGAACAGATTGATAATGTATTCGACAGGGAGATATTGGAGGAAGCGCTAGCCAATCCTAATGGTATGTTAGCCATTGTGCCGCATCTTGGTACATGGGAGATGATGAATGCATGGTTAAATCAATTTGGCTCGCCTACCATCTTGTATAAGCCAGTCAAAGGTAAAGTAGGCAACGACTTCGTTTTGCAAGGTCGGCAGCGTCTAAATGCCACTTTAGTACCCACAGATGCCAGTGGGGTTAAAGCTCTATTTAAAACCTTAAAATCAGGTGGGTTTAGTATTATTTTACCTGATCATGTCCCTCAACCCTCAGGTGGCGTTATTGTCCCATTTTTTGGGATAGAAACTCTAAGTAGCACCTTAGCGCCTAAACTTGCTAGCAAAACAAAATGTGCTCTTGTTGGGCTTACTTGCTTACGTAACAAAAATAATAGATTTGATATTTATTGTACAAAACTTGATGATCCTGAGCTTTATTCAAAAGATCTCATGGTATCGACCAAAGCACTAAACCAAGCAATGGAAAATATGATAAAAGCAAATTCTGCACATTACATGTGGAGCTATAAACGTTTCAAACGCATCCCTATTATTAAAAATCCCTATAAAGCCACCGAAGAACAATTACAAAGTTATATAAATAACTATATATTATCGAAATAAAATCACTAAAATGACAGTCACTACTACTTAAGTGCGAGCATAAAATGA
This window contains:
- the sohB gene encoding protease SohB gives rise to the protein MLFHPAKNLVELKVVHLNKSQDQRRKSLIEAMEDKNAVKQFQKALAKKAKQKLKEKGKSKQKEKRLFVLDFDGDIKASAVKHLREEISAIISTANKGDEVVLRLESGGGMVHGYGLAAAQLVRLKEAGLTLTVCVDKIAASGGYMMACVADKILAAPFAVVGSIGVVSQMPNFNKWLKKHDIDYEMFTAGEYKRTVTMFGENDDEDRAKYKEELEQTHELFKHFVTTYRPQLDLSKVANGDHWYGEDALKLNLVDELSTSDAYLLKQMEDYQAYALMSRQKPTFAEKLGLANAAHSAVSGMVNTATKSALTALGDKLPEVMSKIEQDKRLKF
- the aspS gene encoding aspartate--tRNA ligase, with the translated sequence MKRTEYCGAVTEALLEQTITVKGWIHRRRDHGGVIFLDMRDREGILQVVIDPDTPEAFATADAARPEYVLEITGRVRKRYEGTENSNMTSGQVELLAKEITVLAKSETPPFPLNDENTTVNEDLRLKYRYLDMRRPQMQERMVFRAKATSTIRRYLDEHGFLDVETPILTRATPEGARDYLVPSRTRPGNFFALPQSPQLFKQLLMVSGFDRYYQIAKCFRDEDLRADRQPEFTQVDIETSFLTEEEIMSINEGLIQNLFKTMLDVDLGEFPRMTYADAMRDYASDKPDLRIPLKLVDVADLMQGVEFKVFAGPANDPKGRVAALRIPNGGSLTRKQIDEYTKFVGIYGARGLAYIKVNDVTNINNGVDKESGLQSPIVKNMSDDVLVSLVERTEAQDGDIIFFGADKAKIVNDAMGALRVKIGLDMNMETCEWAPLWVVDFPMFEETDDGKWTSMHHPFTMPKGSVDELKNNPETALSVAYDMVLNGTEIGGGSLRINTVEMQRAVFDALGISEEEANEKFSFLLDALKFGAPPHGGLAFGLDRLIMLMVGASSIRDVIAFPKTKTADCPLTQAPAEVDGRQLRELGIRVREKAQAEPKE
- a CDS encoding lysophospholipid acyltransferase family protein; translated protein: MNPFNVFKYVPLSVMRAMALFVVAVAKYIPNLTIKEITMVNLRLVYPELSDKQRRKFKSTILRNQALSTVESIKCWAMPPEWSIEQIDNVFDREILEEALANPNGMLAIVPHLGTWEMMNAWLNQFGSPTILYKPVKGKVGNDFVLQGRQRLNATLVPTDASGVKALFKTLKSGGFSIILPDHVPQPSGGVIVPFFGIETLSSTLAPKLASKTKCALVGLTCLRNKNNRFDIYCTKLDDPELYSKDLMVSTKALNQAMENMIKANSAHYMWSYKRFKRIPIIKNPYKATEEQLQSYINNYILSK